Proteins co-encoded in one Arachis hypogaea cultivar Tifrunner chromosome 13, arahy.Tifrunner.gnm2.J5K5, whole genome shotgun sequence genomic window:
- the LOC112735187 gene encoding uncharacterized protein: MEHPQANGQVEAANNVILSGLKRQLQDAKGAWAEELLQVLWAYQTTPHSTMGESPFRLAYGMEAMIPIEVDEGSPRVVFYNEDSNSQEQKEELDLLPEVRERARIREEALKR, from the coding sequence atggaacacccacaagctaacGGACAGGTCGAGGCCGCAAACAATGTTATATTATCCGGCCTAAAACGTCAACTACAGGACgcgaagggagcctgggctgaagagcttctccaagtcctatgggcgtaccaAACAACACCACACTCTACCATGGGCGAATcccccttccgacttgcttacggaatggaggcaatgatccccatTGAAGTAGATGAAGGATCCCCTAGGGTGGTCTTCTACAATGAGGACAGCAACTCCCAAGAGCAGAAAGAAGAACTCGACCtgcttccagaagtccgagaaagagctcggattagagaggaagctcTGAAGCGATGA